Within Bdellovibrionales bacterium, the genomic segment GAGATGAAGTATCTAAAAGCCCATATGGTCCAAAAGGAGCAACCTCAACTTTATGCACCAAAAGCTCACTCTGCCATTGTGATTGCGCAAGACTATTTTCCGACAATACCTGGCCATGAGGATTTTCCTCTCCGGAAAAATTCAATCGCAAGTTATGCCCGCGGCAAAGATTATCATTTTTGGTTCACTCAAGAACTCAAAGAATTGACTTTAACTCTTCAGTCCTTATTCCCGAAAGAACAGTTCTATCCTTGTTCCGATTCAGCTCCCGTACTAGAGAGAGATCTGGCCTATCGAGCTGGCCTGGGCTGGATTGGCAAGAACACCTGTTTGATTGATCGTGGTCGCGGCAGCTTTTTCTTCATTGGTGAAATACTCACAAGCCTCAAACTCACTCCAGCCCATTCATTGTCACCAGACCACTGCGGAACCTGCACTCGCTGTATCGACGCCTGCCCGACTCAAGCCCTCGTTGCCCCGCGAGAACTCGATGCCCGCAGATGCATATCTTATTTGACCATCGAAAGCAGGGAGAATCCCCCTTCCGAACTGCGCTCTCAAATTGGAGATTGGCTCTTCGGCTGCGATATCTGCCAGTCTGTCTGCCCCTGGAATAAAAAAGTATTTGGAGCTGCACTGGCAGAATCAAACGAGTCACAAGATATCCAAGATCGAGAAGAGGAATTGCGCTATATTCTCAGGACTTCAAACAGAAAACTCATGCGTGACCTCAGCTTGACGCCTTTGCTCAGAAGCGGCGGCACTGGACTCAAACGAAATGCCATTGTCGTGGCGACTAATCTAAAATTGAGAGGGCTCGTGCCGCATATTCAAGTCTTTTTAAATCATCCCAAACTGGGTCCATTGGCGGCTTGGTCTCTCCATCAATTGACGAATTCGGACCTCTGATCAGATTTGAATTCCTTATAACAGGCGTCACCTCCCATCCTTGCCTCAGACCTTGAAGCTCCGCTAGACTGGGCTTGTTTTTTTGAACCTCTCAAAGGAGAACTTATATGGCCATTAGCCTGCCCCCGCTACCTTATTCAAATGATGCACTCGTTCCACATATTTCCCCTGAAACAATTGAATACCATTATGGAAAGCACCACAAAACTTACGTAGACAAGTTAAACGGCCTCATCGGTGGAACCGAGTTTGAAAACATGAATCTCGAAGATATCGTAAAAAAATCTTCTGGAGGAATCTTTAATAACGCTGCTCAAATTTGGAACCATACCTTTTATTGGAACTGCCTAGCCCCAAAAGCGGGAGGTGAACCAGCCAAGATTCTTTCCGATCAACTGAGCAAGAATTTCGGCTCTCTCGAAAAATTCAAGGAACAATTCTCAGCGGCCGCCACCAATCAGTTTGGTTCAGGATGGGCGTGGTTGGTCAAGAAATCTGATGGAAAACTCTCCATCTACTCAACTGCCAACGCCGACACTCCCCTGACTAAAGGCGATACCCCCTTGTTGACCTGTGACGTCTGGGAGCACGCCTATTACATCGACTATCGCAACGCTAGACCCAAGTATATCGAATCCTTTTGGAAGCTGGTTAACTGGAAATTTGTGGAAGACCAATTGAAGGCTTGATTAAACTTTGATTACGGAGATTCCGCCAACTTGGAATTCTCCATTTCAGCCAGTTTGCATTTTCCTCTGATTCAACTGGATAAAGGCCGCGGAAGTGATCTGCGGCCTTTGCCAGACGCCCCTGAAGAATTTTTGTCAGATCTTTGTGAAAAAACAAATCGTCTAACAGGTGGCCCATAAAACCAAAAGGCAACTCGTAGTCCACGATATCAGTAACTAAGGTTTGATTCCGCCCATGAGACGAGAATTTTTGAGTGTGGATCCATCGACGATAGATCCCTTCCGTTTGCTTATAAGTGAGAGAGTTGCCTCGTGAAACCTCTTCAACACGAAAACGCAAGTACTGAGAAATGCCCGCTCTTGTCATCAAGTAACTAAACTCAGCCCCCTTCACGAGGTCGGCCTCTGCGTTCTCTATTTCGACGTCCACCTTGCCAGCCAACAGGAATGGAACTCTCTTAGGGTCAGTGAGAAACTCAAAGGTCTCCTTGATGGGGGCTGGTACGACAAATGAGCAATTTATATGTGCCATAGGAAAGTAGACTATCGAAAGCAGCGGCATGACGTCATTTGGTTTTGCAGCGAGTTAGGCTCTTTTCTCCAGAATTCCCCTCGCGTTAGACACTTTATTTGAGTTGCCTGAGCGAACGAAGTTCCCTATCAGAATAAGAATGAAGGTCATTTCCTGGGCGATTTTGTTGTTTCTCGTTTTTTTCGCTTCGGGGAGTTATGCCTTGATGGCCATCGAGGGAAGGGTTTTCGTGAACAACTCTGGCCTCTTTTTGAAGGAGAGGTATCTTAGGAAAAAGGTAAAGATTTCTTCAAAAGACTCTGGCATCGCAAATGACATGCAAAAACTCCGAACGGGGGATTATATCTCTGGTAAAGGAGAATATGATGCAATTCTGCAGGAAGTCTCTCTGGTCACCCTTGAATTCGTAGGGCTACAAAAACTTTTAGGACGCTGGGAAAATCATAAAAGCGATATTTTCGACTTCAAAAATTTTAGTCAACTTGATCTTTATCTAGCTACCCCCACGGGCTCGTCGCTTGCCGTTCAACCCTCAAGGCGACTCAGATACACCATCGCTCCAGATTCAGGATCAGGATGGTCGATATTAATGGTGGACAGCCTTGCCGAAAACGCATCTCATTCGATTGAGGTCGAAAGCCTTTCAATCATTCGAGAGAAACTTCGGATTGACATCTTTGATGCTAAAACTGGCCAGATCAAACGAACAATTCACCTTTTGCCAGCAACGATTTCGGAGGACTGAGCAAGTATGGTTGCTATCCCGACCAACAAATCTCTTTTTTTTACAAAGCCCGACAAGGCCGATCCAAGACTTGGAGGACTCACTCAATCTTCTATGGATTTCTCTGCAGAAGTTACTCCCAACCGCTTTTATATGATCGGATATCCTGACGAAGAGGGTATTATTATCAACGGCGGCCGCCCTGGGGCAAGTCTTGGACCAGACTCAATTCGAAGCGTGCTATACCGTATGACACCACCGCCAATTGCAAATGCAAGTCTACAACTCACTGACATTGGCAATCTGAATATTCAAAACCTGCCTCTTGAGCAACGGCATGAAGCCG encodes:
- the queG gene encoding tRNA epoxyqueuosine(34) reductase QueG, which gives rise to MTQIEEQIKIKGFKRYGFTPLQPALSLDLYKNWLEKDFHGEMKYLKAHMVQKEQPQLYAPKAHSAIVIAQDYFPTIPGHEDFPLRKNSIASYARGKDYHFWFTQELKELTLTLQSLFPKEQFYPCSDSAPVLERDLAYRAGLGWIGKNTCLIDRGRGSFFFIGEILTSLKLTPAHSLSPDHCGTCTRCIDACPTQALVAPRELDARRCISYLTIESRENPPSELRSQIGDWLFGCDICQSVCPWNKKVFGAALAESNESQDIQDREEELRYILRTSNRKLMRDLSLTPLLRSGGTGLKRNAIVVATNLKLRGLVPHIQVFLNHPKLGPLAAWSLHQLTNSDL
- a CDS encoding superoxide dismutase [Fe] (SodB; iron binding; present under aerobic and anaerobic conditions; destroys free radicals), yielding MAISLPPLPYSNDALVPHISPETIEYHYGKHHKTYVDKLNGLIGGTEFENMNLEDIVKKSSGGIFNNAAQIWNHTFYWNCLAPKAGGEPAKILSDQLSKNFGSLEKFKEQFSAAATNQFGSGWAWLVKKSDGKLSIYSTANADTPLTKGDTPLLTCDVWEHAYYIDYRNARPKYIESFWKLVNWKFVEDQLKA